The Methanosarcina barkeri MS DNA window CAATATGCCATGGACGCTGACGGAGGTACTCCGTGGAATCTTCCTGGAGGAGGGGTTGAACCGGGTGAATTGCCCAGTCATGCCGCTCTACGAGAACTAAAAGAAGAAACCGGTTTATCATCTCCTTCAGGTTTACGATTTGCTGCTTGGCTGGAAAGGCCTTACTTTCGATCACGATGGGGAACTACTGGAGAGTTGGTCATCTTATTTTGCGGAGTAGATAGAACTAATGGATCTGGACTTCGTCCAGCACCGCCAGAAATAGTGCAGTGCGGATTTTATCACTTCAATTTACATGAATGGCTTAATGTACCTTCAAAAGGAAATGATAACCATCCTCTATCACCACTTCCTCGACATTGGGTCTATTGGACTTTGATAGCTCAAATGATGCTCAAAGATCCGAAAATGTTTCCAGTTATCCACGAGTACTCTTCATCTGAGGATATGGCACTTCCTCTAGAGGGATTAAACTATGGATGGGGATTGAATTATAAATTTTAAAGCAACAAATGAGATTATCATCGCCAATGTTCTTAGCGATTTTCTCTCCTTGAGATCCCAAGTTTATTATTCTATTTAGGCTCTTTCGATCACTAATTTCATATGCTTTATCATACGCATCAATGAGCATATCCATTATATTTTCAAGACGAAGTCGATCGTTTTTGTACTTATCTTGTTCATCTTCAGACTGAAAAAGTGATTCTATGATATTAAGCAAATTGGACAAACAATTTTGAATTTCCTCTTGATTCTCGGCCAAAGAAAGAAGATCCTGCCAAACACGAGCCTGTTGATGCGATTCCTTTTTCTTTGCCCAGTAACCTAAGACTTTTTTGAATTCCTTATTAGCTTTATATATTTCTTTTTTAAACCCCAGTAGTTGAGCTCTGCGGAAACGAAGTTCAATTTTGTCCCTTGTAGGTTCACCACTGCCAACTTTTACTTGTTTGAGATAATCTCGAGTTCTATTTGATTCTTCCCATGCTACATCCAACCAATGATCCCGGACTTTTGATTTGCTGTGGAGCAAACGCAAACGATGAACCAGAAGTAAATTACGTGACTGCTGAAAACAACTACGTGGGTCTCCAATTCTAGCATGGAGGGCTAAAGCTTCATTCAACGATTTTTCTGCTTCTTGAAACATACTATCAGTCCTCTCTGCAAGTTGAGAAATAATCAAACCCTGTGCGTTGAGAATGGATGCTTTTCTAGCTATATCTCCAGCACGAGATGCGAAATCAGAAGCTTTATAGCAACATTCGATTCCCTTAATTTTATCTTTGAATATTCCTTTTCGTCCCAATCCATAGACTAGCCCCCGAAGAAAAAGTAGATAAGCCATTAATCGAGGATAATCGTAAGCCCTCTTTTGCTTCTGTAATTCAGACTTTATCTTCACTAATTCTTGTTCAATTTTATCAAGTTCGTCCAGGGCAATGTCAAAATTCCGATCGATTCGGAGAATATTTGCCAGTTCAAGATGTGCTTCAACCATTGCCACAAGATCTCCTTGACTCCGAAACTTTTCCATAGCCTTCAGAAGATCTTCTTTGCTAGGTTTTTCCTCATCACTTCTACGGGTGATCGAGTAAGTTGTAGCACGCAATCTTTCTACTTCAGCCTTCTCTTTATCATCTTTAGCGCACTCATCAGCGTATTTTAATTCTAGATTAGCATTTGTTAAGTTACGCACTCTAATCCATAACATTGCTGCACATAGATGACGCTTGAAATCGGTAATATTTTCAACCCAGGAAAGAGAAGACTTTCTCTCACGTTTAAGGCTATTAAGATCTGCTTGAAAACTCTCTAATTTACTATTCAACTTTAGGTACTCTGGGGACTCATCAGAACTAACTAATTCTGTGAGGATATTTTTTATGGCGGAACTGCTGTTACCTTCGACAAGAAAAGAGCGTGGCTCTCGTTTTATGAGAACTTCTCTCAATGAAATATCTTCCCATTTTGCAGCCGACAAGTTTTTTGATGCTTCTTTTAGCAGATTATTCCTCTGACTCTGAAAATCACTGGAACTAGAAGTGTACTTTAACGTAGTCTCAGGTAGAAACTTGAACCAATATACTTTTTGGTCTGAATCTGTCTTCAGCAATTCAGGATGTACACTGAAATGGTCATTTCCGCTGTAACCAAGGAAGATGAAATCTCGTTCTTGCAAACAAGTAGACAACACTTTTGCTGTGCTTTCACCAAGTCCAAGTCCAACTCTATTAAGAGTAAAACGGATCGATTTATATTTCGACAACCCTGCTTTATTCGGCTCGATAGAACCATGAAGCTTAAATAAATGTGAACTAAAGTCTGTCGGCTGTTTCTTAAGGAATTCTCGATAATGTTTCTCATAAAATATTGGCTGACATGCAATTCCTATGTTTTCGCAAGCTTTCTCAATCAATGTGTCAACGTTTGTCGTAAATACACAATGCCCCTTGAGCAAAGCCAAAGCCAAAAAGTAGTGATTATAGTTAGGTATTCCAGAATCTAATGAGTTATAAAATTTGAGAGAGTTATTGCCGTGTACCTGCTGAATCACCTG harbors:
- a CDS encoding SIR2 family protein — protein: MSSENDPNNLLYEAITAPKKKLAFFVGAGVSIESGLKNFKDFSKQFLCSIGPDTWTHTKNKDIDLITERLRPEVLLQVIQQVHGNNSLKFYNSLDSGIPNYNHYFLALALLKGHCVFTTNVDTLIEKACENIGIACQPIFYEKHYREFLKKQPTDFSSHLFKLHGSIEPNKAGLSKYKSIRFTLNRVGLGLGESTAKVLSTCLQERDFIFLGYSGNDHFSVHPELLKTDSDQKVYWFKFLPETTLKYTSSSSDFQSQRNNLLKEASKNLSAAKWEDISLREVLIKREPRSFLVEGNSSSAIKNILTELVSSDESPEYLKLNSKLESFQADLNSLKRERKSSLSWVENITDFKRHLCAAMLWIRVRNLTNANLELKYADECAKDDKEKAEVERLRATTYSITRRSDEEKPSKEDLLKAMEKFRSQGDLVAMVEAHLELANILRIDRNFDIALDELDKIEQELVKIKSELQKQKRAYDYPRLMAYLLFLRGLVYGLGRKGIFKDKIKGIECCYKASDFASRAGDIARKASILNAQGLIISQLAERTDSMFQEAEKSLNEALALHARIGDPRSCFQQSRNLLLVHRLRLLHSKSKVRDHWLDVAWEESNRTRDYLKQVKVGSGEPTRDKIELRFRRAQLLGFKKEIYKANKEFKKVLGYWAKKKESHQQARVWQDLLSLAENQEEIQNCLSNLLNIIESLFQSEDEQDKYKNDRLRLENIMDMLIDAYDKAYEISDRKSLNRIINLGSQGEKIAKNIGDDNLICCFKIYNSIPIHSLIPLEEVPYPQMKSTRG
- a CDS encoding NUDIX hydrolase, with translation MANLFLNNSMSIYEIDSLARKYCSEKQWGMGIFIAVFDPSINDVLLVKTGQYAMDADGGTPWNLPGGGVEPGELPSHAALRELKEETGLSSPSGLRFAAWLERPYFRSRWGTTGELVILFCGVDRTNGSGLRPAPPEIVQCGFYHFNLHEWLNVPSKGNDNHPLSPLPRHWVYWTLIAQMMLKDPKMFPVIHEYSSSEDMALPLEGLNYGWGLNYKF